In Archocentrus centrarchus isolate MPI-CPG fArcCen1 chromosome 22, fArcCen1, whole genome shotgun sequence, one DNA window encodes the following:
- the isca2 gene encoding iron-sulfur cluster assembly 2 homolog, mitochondrial — protein MSFVRGAMISASKSGLLSLARASTFPNILRVSEQLHRFPQSSQPLYVGLQYSSSPSTQEKPGVSGSSEDKVHLTESCVKRLGEIMEKGEYLRIHVEGGGCSGFQYKFSVDRNKNEDDRVFEEGGVGVIVDQESLEFVKGATVDFSQELIRSTFQVLKNPQADHGCSCGSSFSVKL, from the exons ATGTCATTCGTGAGAGGAGCAATGATATCTGCGTCAAAGTCAGGATTATTGAGCCTTGCTag GGCATCTACTTTTCCTAACATCCTCAGGGTGAGTGAACAGTTACACCGTTTTCCTCAGAGCTCCCAGCCGCTTTATGTAGGGCTCCAGTACTCCAGCAGCCCCTCCACGCAGGAGAAACCAGGGGTGTCAGGTTCATCTGAAGATAAAGTACACCTCACTGAGTCATGCGTGAAG AGATTAGGGGAGATCATGGAGAAGGGTGAGTACCTGAGAATACATGTGGAGGGAGGAGGCTGCTCCGGGTTCCAGTACAAGTTTTCTgttgacagaaacaaaaacgaGGATGACAG AGTGTTTGAGGAAGGAGGAGTGGGCGTTATCGTGGACCAGGAAAGCCTGGAATTTGTGAAAGGAGCCACGGTGGACTTCAGTCAGGAGCTTATTCGCTCCACCTTCCAAGTGCTCAAGAACCCACAAGCTGATCACGGCTGCTCCTGTGGGAGCTCCTTTTCTGTCAAACTATGA
- the atg2b gene encoding autophagy-related protein 2 homolog B, producing the protein MPWPFSESIKKRACRYLLHRYLGNFLQEKLSLDQLSLDLYQGTGSLAQVPLDKWSLNELLETADAPFEVITGFIQTISLTVPWAALLQENCALEIKGLEMVLRPRPRVASGVEPMCWSSFMTSSMQLAKECLSQKLTDDMGESFQPFEGLEKFAETIETVLRRVKVTFLDTVLRVEHILENSKTGIALEIRINKIVYCDETGEESSSVNVHQPTTFAHKHVQMEGITVFWDEFSDASRAGCKSSPTPSETEPKLSPSWNPKIICEPHPQFTEPVSSSAPFEPVQIGCLGGKIELSLTLKNNLSMPGAKLDVVGEIDTLIILLSPRQVHLLLDLFGAFSGAGAQEWTKDRKNRPIQQEDEYRLQMELNRCLKKDTAVPGADPDLFESQTTRTVSSRDDVFFSMADMDMSHSLSSLPPLGEPPTVDLDLSLNSNYSASPGESPSGNTTVLWDDYMDVPRQREKQTCEAPLQARDSHQPQKLLRQTSHSSKTHGDESRPELVLKLTLGSLAVSVLHIDPLPPPHAAPSPLGPMAAHFFSMVGPGQLDPAAFLQSRTVFNQACPHDHLRFVGQGLKLNYDHWQGSNLRTFSTDITLSQMEFLECLFPSEAVIGGSQRGIQYTELLTFDTTASADAPLTTCLHLLYKQAERRGPQGGQVRLSTIPRKAEIQVELGLVRSELDISIVDRLNSLLQPQKLVTTETMASHMYTSYNKHVSLHKAFTEVFLDDSHTPANCHVSLTVHAPVLGISVRFPIPDLRSDQERGPWFKKSLQKEVLYLELEELDVKTEFMGGSSPDQTKMELTFKELTGKFQEEPGQPAPRFLKVSHTMDGDMTTSESVKFDWPRVVLKMNPTAVHSILERVTTEDEGAEDHSLEEEEEEGAAHSLKDVCDFGKPEPSPFSSRRVMYENEEMVIPGDVGEMTVFQDKTMNNSRFILELCFPNMQLTLPSKAFYEKLHNRINNDLLLWEPTAPSPVETVESMPYGVGLSVASQLINTYTKDSFSQFRSTGPEEETSGSEEETMHYYTPGSDLGFRSRKKKKPKAHSKTSQSLFSVILNVNHGLMSLHTNAKKEDKTPMKNKHGEFWLEVKNAVLFSVTQYEGFKDQHYICFHTSSICMYHQGLIDGGMSVSDIKLPCRTHPHWLEPTIYQSETSSEKLSTPSEGIGLEARSMVSVAVKISSQNTERNIKEFLVAVGVRGATLQHRVVHPSLGWYDQIVDFLNVSDEPVLGYAPPTSVTTLHLHLWSCSLDYRPLYLPLRSLLAVETFSISSCVSLDNSSSTLRIILDEAALFLSDKSNAVSVNLARDYVQVVDMGTLELRITAVKPGADGKLSEPRFELRCSSDVIHIRTCSDSCAALMNLIQYVASYGDLLPPAEPEPKHSSAAQRSKGEAPSQPSSQTLLLAETEQQILQDLMSDAMEENDGQPPPGPQENGTPEEQIHDNDPPRSDLFLFPDESGNCQDASPTYPMLPSPLITPAPSLAQETDDFCILETPNSRGEDRDQEPVVKQLTSEPVEIKDDHFSQPLDGSDSSRGANLPIPEVRYLIKEISVIWHLYGGKDFGSVTSVVSPARSWGSTPHSSPSQTPVRQVKASGRVVGGKGRNPDVLMEIQLSKVRFQHEVYPQTSAVSRPAVDQPVSRQVFSVQDLEIRDRLATSQMNKFLYLYSSKEMPRKAHSNMLTVKALHMCPESGQAPPECCLRVTLMPLRLNIDQDALFFLKDFFTSLAAEVEFFSPPVQEAVCVTTKNMAAPEISCSFSKHAGSSQDPAPIISVPTQRRLSQNGFSTSGREEGNDSEVSAPPFTDQPIFFREFRFTSEVPIRLDYHGKHVSMDQGTFAGIIFGLTQLNCSELKLRQLCYRQGLLGVDKLFSYAINEWLNDIKTNQLQGLLSGVAPIHTLVKLVHGLRDLVWLPIEQYRKDGRIVRGFQRGTASFGTSTAMAALELTNRMVRTIQAAAETAYDMVSPVPDERDTKRVKRISHYGLAHQPVDLREGVAKAYTVVKEGITDTALTIYDTATREHEQRGMTGAVGGVLRQLPPAVVKPLIMATEATSNVLGGMRNQIHPDARQEESQKWRQGDE; encoded by the exons ATGCCTTGGCCGTTTTCGGAGTCCATAAAAAAGCGGGCCTGCAGGTACCTCCTTCATCGGTACCTGGGCAACTTTTTGCAAGAGAAGCTTAGTCTGGATCAACTAAGTCTAGACCTTTATCAAGGCACTGGGTCTCTTGCACAGGTTCCACTGGATAAATGG tcactCAATGAGCTGCTGGAGACTGCAGATGCTCCTTTTGAAGTAATCACAGGGTTTATCCAGACCATCTCTCTAACAGTTCCTTGGGCAGCCCTGCTGCAGGAGAACTGTGCTCTAGAAATCAAAGGCTTGGAGATGGTGCTCAGACCAAGACCAAGAGTGG CATCTGGAGTTGAACCCATGTGCTGGTCCAGTTTTATGACAAGCAGCATGCAGCTTGCTAAAGAATGCCTGAGCCAGAAACTCACCGACGATATGGGAGAGAGCTTTCAGCCTTTTGAAGGATTAGAGAAGTTTGCAGAGACGATAGAGACgg TTCTGAGAAGAGttaaagtgacatttttggACACTGTTCTGAGAGTCGAACACATCCTAGAAAATTCTAAAACGGGAATTGCTCTTGAGATTCGAATCAACAA GATTGTTTACTGCGATGAAACAGGTGAGGAGAGTTCAAGTGTGAATGTCCATCAGCCGACCACATTTGCACATAAACACGTGCAGATGGAAGGAATCACTGTATTCTGGGACGAGTTCTCGGATGCATCTCGTGCTGGCTGTAAATCGTCACCTACTCCATCG GAAACTGAGCCAAAGCTCTCACCTAGCTGGAACCCAAAAATAATATGTGAGCCACATCCCCAGTTCACAGAGCCGGTATCCTCATCAGCACCCTTTGAACCTGTGCAGATTGGGTGCCTTGGTGGCAAAATTGAGTTGTCTCTCACTCTCAAAAACAACCTATCAATGCCTGGTGCAAAG CTGGATGTTGTTGGAGAAATTGATACACTGATTATTCTGCTGTCCCCACGGCAAGTTCATCTTCTTTTGGACCTGTTTGGAGCTTTCTCTGGTGCAG GTGCACAGGAATGGACTAAGGATAGAAAAAATCGCCCCATACAGCAGGAGGATGAGTATCGACTCCAAATGGAACTGAACCGGTGCCTAAAGAAGGATACTGCTGTGCCAGGAGCAGATCCTGACCTCTTTGAAAGCCAGACAACCAGAACTGTGTCAAGTCGAG ACGATGTGTTCTTCTCCATGGCTGACATGGATATGTCTCACAGTTTGtcatccctccctcctctggGTGAACCACCCACTGTTGATTTGGACTTGTCACTCAACAGTAACTACTCTGCCTCCCCAGGAGAATCGCCTTCTGGAAATACAACC GTTCTCTGGGACGACTATATGGACGTACCACGACAAAGAGAGAAGCAGACTTGTGAAGCTCCACTCCAGGCACGGGATTCccaccagcctcagaaactgtTGAGGCAAACTT CCCATTCGTCCAAAACCCACGGTGATGAGTCAAGGCCAGAGTTAGTGTTGAAGTTGACACTGGGCAGTTTGGCTGTCTCAGTCCTCCACATTGACCCGCTGCCACCACCACATGCTGCTCCCAGTCCCCTTGGCCCCATGGCTGCACACTTCTTCAGCATGGTGGGCCCAGGGCAGCTTGATCCAGCTGCTTTCCTTCAGTCTCGCACAGTGTTTAATCAGGCTTGTCCTCATGACCACCTCAG GTTTGTAGGCCAGGGTCTGAAGTTAAACTATGATCACTGGCAGGGATCCAACTTAAGGACTTTTAGCACTGACATTACCCTGAGCCAGATGGAGTTTCTAGAGTGTCTGTTCCCTTCTGAGGCTGTTATTGGTGGCTCACAAAGAGGAATTCAGTACACTGAG CTGCTGACATTTGACACCACAGCCAGTGCTGATGCGCCGCTTACCACCTGCCTTCACTTGCTTTACAAACAGGCTGAGCGCAGAGGTCCTCAG GGTGGCCAGGTGCGCCTTAGCACCATTCCAAGGAAAGCTGAGATCCAGGTGGAGCTGGGTCTTGTGCGCTCTGAGCTGGACATCAGCATCGTAGACCGCCTCAACTCACTACTGCAGCCTCAGAAACTAGTAACCACAGAGACGATGGCCTCCCACATGTATACATCTTACAATAAACATGTCAGCTTG CACAAGGCTTTTACAGAGGTTTTCCTCGATGACAGCCATACTCCTGCCAACTGCCACGTCTCACTAACAGTTCATGCCCCAGTGCTAGGAATTTCTGTGCGCTTTCCCATCCCTGATCTGCGTTCAGATCAAGAGAGGGGCCCTTGGTTCAAGAAGTCCCTACAGAAAGAAGTACTGTACCTGGAGCTGGAAGAGCTGGACGTGAAAACCGAATTCATGGGTGGCAGCTCACCTGACCAAACCAAAATGGAGCTCACGTTCAAGGAACTCACTG GGAAGTTCCAGGAGGAGCCAGGTCAGCCAGCCCCCCGGTTCCTCAAAGTGTCACACACCATGGATGGAGACATGACCACATCTGAAAGTGTAAAATTTGATTGGCCAAG GGTTGTGCTGAAGATGAACCCTACTGCAGTCCACTCCATCCTTGAGCGCGTGACAACTGAAGATGAGGGGGCTGAAGACCATTCCCtcgaagaagaagaggaggaaggggcTGCTCATTCACTGAAGGATGTGTGTGACTTTGGGAAACCAGAGCCATCACCTTTTTCTTCACGTAGGGTTATGTATGAGAATGAAGAG ATGGTCATTCCTGGTGATGTTGGTGAGATGACGGTGTTCCAGGACAAAACTATGAATAACTCTCGCTTCATCCTTGAGTTGTGTTTCCCAAATATGCAGTTAACACTCCCCAGCAAGGCATTTTATGAAAAACTACACAACAG gataaacAATGACCTGCTGCTGTGGGAGCCCACTGCTCCATCTCCAGTGGAGACTGTTGAGAGCATGCCATATGGAGTTGGACTCTCTGTTGCCAGTCAGTTGATCAACACTTACACCAAGGACAGCTTTAGCCAGTTCCGCTCTACTGGTCCTGAGG AGGAGACCAGCGGGTCAGAGGAGGAGACCATGCACTATTACACTCCTGGCTCTGACTTGGGCTTCCGATCTCGTAAGAAGAAGAAGCCCAAAGCCCACAGCAAGACCTCCCAGAGTCTTTTCTCTGTCATTCTTAATGTCAATCATGGCCTTATGTCTCTTCATACTAATGCCAAG AAGGAGGATAAAACcccaatgaaaaacaaacatggcGAGTTCTGGCTGGAGGtgaaaaatgctgttttgttCAGTGTCACTCAATATGAAGGCTTTAAGGACCAGCACTACATCTGCTTCCATACCAGTAGCATCTGCATGTATCACCAAG GACTCATAGATGGAGGCATGTCTGTCTCAGACATCAAGTTGCCATGTAGGACACATCCCCACTGGTTAGAGCCAACCATCTACCAGTCAGAAACCTCTTCTGAAAAATTGTCAACACCCTCAGAGGGTATCGGTCTAGAAGCCCGCAGCATGGTGTCCGTCGCTGTCAAGATCTCATCACAGAACACAGAACGCAACATCAAG GAGTTTCTGGTTGCTGTTGGAGTGAGAGGTGCTACACTCCAGCACCGAGTGGTCCACCCCAGCCTGGGCTGGTATGACCAG ATTGTTGACTTTCTGAATGTTTCTGATGAACCTGTGTTGGGTTACGCTCCTCCTACTTCTGTCACCACCCTACATTTGCACCTGTGGAGCTGCTCTCTGGACTACAG ACCTCTTTACTTGCCGCTCAGATCTCTGTTGGCTGTAGAAACTTTCAGCATCTCCAGTTGCGTGTCTTTAGACAATTCTTCATCAACACTCAG GATAATTTTGGATGAAGCTGCTTTGTTCCTCTCAGACAAAAGTAATGCCGTCTCTGTAAATCTAGCTCGTG ATTATGTCCAAGTGGTAGACATGGGAACCTTAGAGTTGAGGATAACTGCAGTCAAACCTGGAGCAGATGGAAAATTG TCAGAGCCCAGATTTGAGCTGCGCTGCTCCAGCGACGTGATCCATATCAGAACGTGTTCGGACTCCTGTGCCGCCCTCATGAACCTAATTCAGTATGTAGCCAGCTATGGAGACTTGCTCCCCCCAGCAGAACCAGAgcccaagcacagcagcgcaGCACAAAGAAGCAAG GGGGAGGCTCCTAGCCAGCcatcatctcagactctgctgCTAGCTGAGACTGAGCAGCAGATATTGCAGGATCTCATGAGTGACGCTATGGAAGAGAATGATGGGCAGCCCCCACCAGGGCCACAGGAGAATG GCACACCTGAGGAGCAGATTCATGACAATGACCCTCCTCGCTCAGACCTGTTCCTGTTCCCAGATGAGAGTGGGAATTGCCAAGATGCAAGCCCCACCTACCCCATGCTTCCTTCTCCTCTCATCACACCTGCTCCGAGTCTGGCCCAAGAGACGGACGACTTTTGCATATTGGAAACTCCAAATTCCAGAGGAGAG GATCGAGATCAGGAGCCAGTGGTGAAGCAGCTAACCTCAGAGCCAGTGGAAATCAAAGATGATCACTTTAGTCAGCCTCTGGATGGGAGTGATTCCAGTCGTGGAGCCAACTTGCCCATCCCAGAGGTTCGCTACCTCATTAAGGAGATCTCTGTCATCTGGCATCTTTATGGTGGAAAAGACTTTGGGAGTGTGACTTCTGTAGTTTCTCCTGCCAGAAGCTGGGG ATCTACACCTCATAGCTCTCCCTCTCAAACTCCAGTGAGACAAGTGAAGGCTTCAGGACGGGTTGTGGGTGGAAAGGGAAGGAACCCTGATGTCCTAATGGAGATCCAACTCAGCAAG GTGCGATTTCAGCATGAGGTGTACCCACAGACCTCGGCGGTATCTCGTCCAGCAGTGGACCAGCCAGTGTCCCGACAGGTGTTTTCTGTGCAGGACTTGGAAATTCGTGATAGACTGGCTACCTCACAGATGAACAAGTTCCTCTACTTGTACTCTAGCAAGGAAATGCCTCGAAAAGCCCATTCCAACATG TTGACAGTTAAGGCACTGCACATGTGTCCTGAGTCAGGTCAGGCTCCCCCAGAGTGCTGTTTGCGGGTCACTCTGATGCCTCTTCGCCTCAATATTGATCAG GATGCACTATTCTTCTTGAAAGACTTCTTTACTAGTCTTGCTGCTGAAGTTGAGTTTTTCTCACCACCCGTACAAGAAG ctgtttgtgtgaccACAAAGAACATGGCTGCCCCAGAGATCTCTTGCAGCTTCTCCAAGCACGCTGGCAGCAGCCAGGATCCAGCCCCAATCATCTCCGTGCCTACACAGAGACGATTGAGCCAAAATGGTTTCTCTACATCTGGCAGGGAAGAAGGGAATGACAGTGAAGTTTCTGCTCCTCCTTTCACAGACCAGCCCATCTTCTTTAG GGAGTTTCGATTTACCTCTGAGGTTCCCATTCGCCTGGACTACCATGGGAAACACGTGTCTATGGACCAG GGAACATTTGCAGGGATCATTTTCGGGCTGACTCAGCTGAATTGTTCAGAGCTGAAACTTAGGCAGTTGTGCTATAGACAAGG ATTATTAGGTGTGGATAAGCTGTTTTCCTATGCAATAAACGAGTGGttaaatgacataaaaacaaaccagCTTCAAGGACTGCTGAGTGGTGTTGCGCCCATTCACACTCTGGTAAAACTGG tTCACGGACTCAGGGATTTGGTCTGGCTTCCAATTGAGCAGTACAGGAAGGATGGTCGGATAGTCCGTGGATTTCAGCGTGGCACTGCTTCCTTTGGCACCTCTACTGCTATGGCTGCCCTGGAGCTCACAAACAGGATGGTGCGCACTATCCAG gcAGCAGCTGAGACGGCGTATGATATGGTGTCTCCAGTGCCTGATGAGAGAGACACAAAGAGGGTAAAACGGATCTCCCATTATGGGCTGGCTCATCAGCCTGTTGACCTTAGAGAAGGTGTAGCCAAAGCCTATACTGTGGTGAAAGAG GGGATCACAGACACTGCACTAACCATCTACGACACAGCCACCCGGGAGCACGAGCAGCGAGGTATGACAGGGGCAGTCGGCGGAGTTCTCCGCCAGCTGCCGCCAGCAGTAGTCAAGCCGCTCATTATGGCCACTGAAGCCACCTCAAATGTTTTGGGTGGAATGAGGAACCAGATTCACCCCGATGCACGTCAGGAGGAGTCGCAGAAATGGAGACAGGGTGATGAGTAA
- the noxred1 gene encoding LOW QUALITY PROTEIN: NADP-dependent oxidoreductase domain-containing protein 1 (The sequence of the model RefSeq protein was modified relative to this genomic sequence to represent the inferred CDS: inserted 2 bases in 1 codon; substituted 1 base at 1 genomic stop codon), producing MVNMAADLSSLSFESGLTEDEKKLLYLRARSAWLTFCGCAHAAFMRELIDSLRRAIKRRASKTRKPLAPGEDGDLCVGILGMGHVGKQLLLSLLEKTDIKPSHIKISTRRPELTEEFAHTEVERFFDNRRLAAWADVLFLCCLPSHLPNVCADLRSHLPERCLVYSFTSAVPVPXLAKLLRHNYILKPQYDFVACDNADVWQSCPCVAEGLSDPLLTEASCPLTVKDGISLGLNWVCAVLYSLLNLCTSSNLGSSEALSLINFVFKEKXGQTEQLKVQSFINSSHASSLLSDEPFPWISLTDAQIKETLLQLHFLSSSKSVQQCISAACKSQMETPAK from the exons ATGGTGAACATGGCTGCGGACCTGAGCTCTCTTTCTTTTGAGAGCGGGCTCACTGAGGACGAAAAGAAGTTACTTTACCTTCGTGCGCGCTCGGCTTGGCTGACGTTTTGCGGGTGCGCGCACGCCGCTTTCATGCGTGAACTCATCGACTCCCTTCG ACGTGCCATCAAAAGACGCGCATCTAAAACCAGAAAGCCACTGGCACCGGGAGAAGACGGTGACCTCTGTGTAGGCATACTTGGGATGGGTCATGTGGGAAAACAGCTGCTCTTATCCCTTCTTGAAAAGACCGACATCAAACCTTCACATATTAAGATCTCCACTAGAAGACCAGAATTAACAG aggaaTTTGCCCATACAGAAGTTGAACGTTTCTTTGACAATCGCAGACTGGCAGCGTGGGCAGATGTTCTCTTTCTTTGCTGTCTGCCCTCTCACCTCCCAAATGTCTGCGCTGATCTCCGCTCCCATCTTCCAGAGCGCTGCCTTGTGTACAGTTTCACCTCTGCTGTTCCCGTCCCCTG ATTAGCTAAACTTCTCAGGCACAACTACATCCTGAAGCCACAGTATGACTTTGTTGCTTGTGACAATGCAGATGTTTGGCAGTCCTGTCCTTGTGTGGCCGAAGGTTTATCAGATCCTTTACTGACAGAAGCATCGTGCCCTCTCACAGTGAAAG ATGGCATTTCTCTGGGTCTAAACTGGGTGTGTGCAGTGTTGTACAGCCTGTTGAATTTGTGCACATCTTCCAATCTGGGATCTAGTGAGGCTCTCTCCTTGATAAACTTTGTATTTAAGGAGAA TGGGCAAACTGAGCAATTAAAGGTGCAGAGTTTCATCAATTCCTCTCATGCATCTTCTCTTCTTTCAGATGA GCCTTTTCCCTGGATTTCTCTTACGGATGCCCAGATCAAGGAGaccctgctgcagctgcactttCTATCAAGTAGTAAATCTGTGCAGCAGTGCATCTCTGCAGCATGTAAATCCCAGATGGAGACGCCAGCAAAATGA
- the gskip gene encoding GSK3-beta interaction protein gives MEVDCPPEESMVTAFDEESVELGDVKDMRLEAEAVVNDVLFAVTEMHVSQSLNSALDVAYINVETREGNRYCLELTEAGLRVVGYAFDQVDENLTTQYHETVYSLLDTLSPGYREAFGNALLQRLERLKQNGQ, from the exons ATGGAGGTAGACTGCCCGCCTGAGGAGTCCATGGTCACTGCTTTTGATGAAGAGTCTGTTGAGCTTGGGGACGTCAAGGATATGAGACTGGAGGCGGAAGCAGTGGTCAATGACGTCCTCTTTGCTGTGACTGAAATGCACGTGTCGCAAAGCCTCAACAGTGCATTGGATGTTGCCTACATAAATGTGGAAACAAGAGAGGGAAATCGTTACTGTCTGGAGCTCACTGAGGCTGGGCTGAGG GTGGTGGGCTACGCATTCGATCAAGTGGATGAGAATTTGACGACCCAGTATCATGAGACTGTTTACTCGCTTTTAGACACGCTCAGTCCAGGTTACAGAGAAGCCTTTGGGAATGCTTTGCTCCAGCGGCTGGAGAGGCTGAAGCAAAACGGACAATAA
- the LOC115772815 gene encoding NPC intracellular cholesterol transporter 2, which translates to MDARTGFIVLLCFIGFSCAETVKYVDCGSVSGKVATVEINPCPTQPCQLHRGGSYSVNVTFGSDVPSQTSTAVVHGVIAGVPIPYNIPVVDGCKSGIQCPIQTGKAYHYVATLPVKDSYPTIKLVVEWELRDDNSKDLFCIKFPVEIV; encoded by the exons atggacGCCCGGACCGGTTTCATTGTGTTGTTGTGCTTTATTGGATTCAGCTGCGCAGAGACTGTAAAATACGTAGACTGCG GCTCTGTTTCTGGTAAAGTGGCGACAGTGGAAATTAACCCTTGTCCCACTCAGCCCTGCCAGCTACACAGAGGGGGCTCTTACAGTGTCAATGTGACGTTCGGCTCTG ATGTGCCGAGCCAGACGAGCACAGCGGTGGTTCACGGCGTTATCGCTGGCGTTCCCATCCCCTACAACATTCCTGTTGTAGATGGCTGTAAATCTGGAATACAATGTCCCATCCAGACGGGGAAGGCATATCACTATGTGGCTACATTACCTGTAAAGGATTCGTATCCTACA ATTAAGCTGGTTGTGGAGTGGGAACTAAGAGACGACAACAGCAAAGATCTCTTCTGCATCAAGTTCCCAGTTGAGATTGTGTAA